One part of the Mauremys mutica isolate MM-2020 ecotype Southern chromosome 21, ASM2049712v1, whole genome shotgun sequence genome encodes these proteins:
- the LOC123354430 gene encoding kelch-like protein diablo isoform X2 produces MLLAAVNPYFRAMFVSSFKESQDGEVLLQDMAPSTVQTILQYLYTEKISLTSETAQAVFVAASRLQILPLLEICSSFLLEQVSLENCLVLYELGYAHGEQALIRVAMRQISLNFRHLSLEDKSFLHLKPSTLISIISSDSLVVSSEIVVYRAVRRWMKFQTSNRRPFLSKIMRHVRFPLLTQEELREVQLESAHCGDMRLRWKRLNRQERLQECGGLRQGMYNKCIVCVDLFNMEGPELKTKDFQVGCFDPQTEKWEKMTPLKCLYCARCLAVADKLYVTGGVHTDDSYSDTLHEYSSFRGRWTQLPSMSMPRASHGFLNCSQKLYAVGGWCRYEDYLDSAECFDLMAKTWTPISRLPYSLSHFAATVLKNKLYLIGGVTDKLGSWYVSRKVLIYKVSSNVWTQVLLDAECYWSGAVSMNNGIYVIGGYFRSRVRHHNERWPDSGNLHCSRKCFFLDEDGRVDKDVVIPKLPVEIAGAGVVRWKKRIYVLGGENTYLYNNHEGENEEEYYNTIYYWEPGDHRWTQCLERLPFSNWGISGFGCATLKLPKKTILSLFRKTSVALTAVELGES; encoded by the exons aTGCTGCTGGCTGCAGTCAATCCCTACTTTCGAGCCATGTTTGTCAGCTCCTTCAAAGAATCCCAGGATGGAGAAGTTCTGTTGCAGGACATGGCCCCCTCCACTGTGCAAACCATCCTACAGTATCTGTACACAGAGAAGATATCACTGACTtcagagacagcccaggctgtgtTCGTAGCAGCCAGCAGGCTTCAGATCCTCCCTCTGCTGGAGATCTGCTCCAG CTTTCTTCTGGAACAAGTTTCCCTTGAAAATTGCCTTGTGCTTTATGAACTGGGTTATGCCCATGGTGAACAAGCTCTGATCCGAGTAGCCATGAGACAGATCAGCCTGAATTTTAGGCACCTCTCTCTGGAGGACAAAAGCTTCCTACATCTGAAACCCAGCACTTTGATTAGCATCATCTCCTCAGACAGCCTGGTGGTCTCTTCTGAGATAGTTGTCTACCGGGCAGTGCGACGCTGGATGAAGTTTCAAACTTCCAACCGCCGTCCATTCCTGAGTAAGATAATGAGGCATGTCCGCTTTCCACTCCTTACCCAGGAAGAGCTCCGAGAGGTCCAGTTAGAATCAGCACATTGCGGGGACATGCGGTTGCGATGGAAGCGTCTCAACAGACAAGAGAGGTTGCAGGAGTGTGGAGGTCTTAGACAGGGCATGTACAACAAGTGTATTGTGTGCGTGGACCTGTTCAACATGGAGGGCCCAGAGCTGAAAACGAAGGATTTTCAGGTAGGCTGTTTTGACCCCCAGACAGAAAAGTGGGAAAAGATGACGCCTTTGAAATGCCTGTACTGTGCTCGCTGCCTGGCAGTGGCAGATAAGCTCTACGTAACCGGAGGTGTGCACACAGATGACTCTTATTCAGATACTCTCCATGAGTACAGCTCTTTCAGAGGCCGGTGGACACAACTCCCTTCCATGTCAATGCCCCGTGCTTCACATGGGTTTCTAAACTGCAGCCAGAAGCTTTATGCTGTGGGGGGCTGGTGCAGGTATGAAGATTATCTCGATTCTGCAGAGTGCTTTGACTTGATGGCGAAGACCTGGACTCCCATCTCTCGGCTGCCATACAGTCTGAGCCATTTTGCCGCCacagtgcttaaaaataaattgtacCTGATAGGTGGCGTGACAGACAAACTGGGCTCTTGGTATGTTTCCAGGAAGGTTTTGATCTACAAAGTTAGCTCCAATGTGTGGACGCAGGTGCTTCTGGATGCAGAGTGCTACTGGTCGGGAGCTGTCTCCATGAATAATGGGATATATGTTATTGGTGGGTATTTTAGGAGCAGAGTGAGACATCATAATGAGAGATGGCCTGATTCAGGAAACCTGCATTGCAGTCGAAAGTGTTTCTTCCTGGACGAAGATGGAAGAGTGGACAAGGATGTCGTGATCCCAAAGTTGCCAGTTGAAATTGCTGGCGCTGGTGTGGTGCGCTGGAAGAAGAGGATCTACGTGCTGGGTGGCgaaaatacatatttatataaTAACCACGAGGGTGAAAATGAAGAGGAATATTATAACACAATTTACTATTGGGAACCTGGAGACCACAGATGGACTCAGTGTCTGGAAAGACTCCCTTTTAGCAACTGGGGAATCAGCGGATTTGGATGTGCAACGCTGAAGTTACCCAAAAAAACTATTCTGTCTCTTTTTCGAAAGACATCTGTAGCCCTGACTGCTGTTGAGTTAGGAGAGAGTTAG
- the LOC123354430 gene encoding kelch-like protein 6 isoform X1, giving the protein MVMEEDDTEEAPKPLGHYIREGLKQLYQEQRLCDATIVAEGKRFPCHRMLLAAVNPYFRAMFVSSFKESQDGEVLLQDMAPSTVQTILQYLYTEKISLTSETAQAVFVAASRLQILPLLEICSSFLLEQVSLENCLVLYELGYAHGEQALIRVAMRQISLNFRHLSLEDKSFLHLKPSTLISIISSDSLVVSSEIVVYRAVRRWMKFQTSNRRPFLSKIMRHVRFPLLTQEELREVQLESAHCGDMRLRWKRLNRQERLQECGGLRQGMYNKCIVCVDLFNMEGPELKTKDFQVGCFDPQTEKWEKMTPLKCLYCARCLAVADKLYVTGGVHTDDSYSDTLHEYSSFRGRWTQLPSMSMPRASHGFLNCSQKLYAVGGWCRYEDYLDSAECFDLMAKTWTPISRLPYSLSHFAATVLKNKLYLIGGVTDKLGSWYVSRKVLIYKVSSNVWTQVLLDAECYWSGAVSMNNGIYVIGGYFRSRVRHHNERWPDSGNLHCSRKCFFLDEDGRVDKDVVIPKLPVEIAGAGVVRWKKRIYVLGGENTYLYNNHEGENEEEYYNTIYYWEPGDHRWTQCLERLPFSNWGISGFGCATLKLPKKTILSLFRKTSVALTAVELGES; this is encoded by the exons ATGGTTATGGAGGAGGATGACACAGAAGAGGCACCTAAACCACTGGGACACTATATTCGAGAGG GTTTGAAGCAGCTGTACCAGGAGCAGCGACTGTGTGATGCCACCATAGTGGCTGAAGGAAAGAGGTTCCCATGTCACAG gaTGCTGCTGGCTGCAGTCAATCCCTACTTTCGAGCCATGTTTGTCAGCTCCTTCAAAGAATCCCAGGATGGAGAAGTTCTGTTGCAGGACATGGCCCCCTCCACTGTGCAAACCATCCTACAGTATCTGTACACAGAGAAGATATCACTGACTtcagagacagcccaggctgtgtTCGTAGCAGCCAGCAGGCTTCAGATCCTCCCTCTGCTGGAGATCTGCTCCAG CTTTCTTCTGGAACAAGTTTCCCTTGAAAATTGCCTTGTGCTTTATGAACTGGGTTATGCCCATGGTGAACAAGCTCTGATCCGAGTAGCCATGAGACAGATCAGCCTGAATTTTAGGCACCTCTCTCTGGAGGACAAAAGCTTCCTACATCTGAAACCCAGCACTTTGATTAGCATCATCTCCTCAGACAGCCTGGTGGTCTCTTCTGAGATAGTTGTCTACCGGGCAGTGCGACGCTGGATGAAGTTTCAAACTTCCAACCGCCGTCCATTCCTGAGTAAGATAATGAGGCATGTCCGCTTTCCACTCCTTACCCAGGAAGAGCTCCGAGAGGTCCAGTTAGAATCAGCACATTGCGGGGACATGCGGTTGCGATGGAAGCGTCTCAACAGACAAGAGAGGTTGCAGGAGTGTGGAGGTCTTAGACAGGGCATGTACAACAAGTGTATTGTGTGCGTGGACCTGTTCAACATGGAGGGCCCAGAGCTGAAAACGAAGGATTTTCAGGTAGGCTGTTTTGACCCCCAGACAGAAAAGTGGGAAAAGATGACGCCTTTGAAATGCCTGTACTGTGCTCGCTGCCTGGCAGTGGCAGATAAGCTCTACGTAACCGGAGGTGTGCACACAGATGACTCTTATTCAGATACTCTCCATGAGTACAGCTCTTTCAGAGGCCGGTGGACACAACTCCCTTCCATGTCAATGCCCCGTGCTTCACATGGGTTTCTAAACTGCAGCCAGAAGCTTTATGCTGTGGGGGGCTGGTGCAGGTATGAAGATTATCTCGATTCTGCAGAGTGCTTTGACTTGATGGCGAAGACCTGGACTCCCATCTCTCGGCTGCCATACAGTCTGAGCCATTTTGCCGCCacagtgcttaaaaataaattgtacCTGATAGGTGGCGTGACAGACAAACTGGGCTCTTGGTATGTTTCCAGGAAGGTTTTGATCTACAAAGTTAGCTCCAATGTGTGGACGCAGGTGCTTCTGGATGCAGAGTGCTACTGGTCGGGAGCTGTCTCCATGAATAATGGGATATATGTTATTGGTGGGTATTTTAGGAGCAGAGTGAGACATCATAATGAGAGATGGCCTGATTCAGGAAACCTGCATTGCAGTCGAAAGTGTTTCTTCCTGGACGAAGATGGAAGAGTGGACAAGGATGTCGTGATCCCAAAGTTGCCAGTTGAAATTGCTGGCGCTGGTGTGGTGCGCTGGAAGAAGAGGATCTACGTGCTGGGTGGCgaaaatacatatttatataaTAACCACGAGGGTGAAAATGAAGAGGAATATTATAACACAATTTACTATTGGGAACCTGGAGACCACAGATGGACTCAGTGTCTGGAAAGACTCCCTTTTAGCAACTGGGGAATCAGCGGATTTGGATGTGCAACGCTGAAGTTACCCAAAAAAACTATTCTGTCTCTTTTTCGAAAGACATCTGTAGCCCTGACTGCTGTTGAGTTAGGAGAGAGTTAG